A DNA window from Trichomycterus rosablanca isolate fTriRos1 chromosome 11, fTriRos1.hap1, whole genome shotgun sequence contains the following coding sequences:
- the caps2 gene encoding calcyphosin-2 isoform X2, protein MKPSQISPSSPVQSNHTQTDTMHTRNRKLEAEGLNVERKTQTVIDQMMVDQLSRAVISDPEQNSANALTASARHKRTLHHTMVKTQKSLTENLLFHKLCFHARILSRCGREACRELIGFYFMCDQTLTVYEYRSFGKNRCSALPFIERGVCRTRGRPYCLADFSQGASLRFSTEGSCVPESLRHQPYLTLRVTHVDEEAKRMLLDQFGESVHWLSEEEISDKRILLAIQGAVHESLKGHAVQTMTGLGRRLKKLDAKQSGLMSKEKLRECLMEELSLSLQDFETVWRIVGLQGQMQVDYNEMIRAVTGEMSETRKAAFIKVYVKLDPNKTGSISLTDIEKFYCGKQLQMDLGVDFLTCLRNTGNVNKFVSFAEFEDYYEGLSIEIPNDLVYINILRSTWNI, encoded by the exons ATGAAGCCATCACAGATAAGCCCAAGCAGTCCTGTTCAAAGTAATCACACTCAAACAGACACGATGCACACCCGAAACAGGAAATTAGAGGCA GAGGGGCTGAATGTTGAGAGAAAAACACAGACTGTAATTGATCAGATGATGGTAGACCAGCTCTCCAG AGCTGTCATCAGTGACCCAGAGCAGAActcagcaaatgcattgactgCCTCAGCTCGCCACAAAAGGACTCTCCATCACACCAT GGTGAAAACTCAGAAATCTTTAACAGAGAACCTTCTATTCCACAAACTCTGTTTTCATGCCAGGATTTTATCAAG ATGTGGACGTGAGGCTTGCCGGGAGCTTATTGGCTTCTACTTCATGTGTGATCAAACACTAACAGTCTATGAGTATCGCAGCTTTGGGAAGAACAG GTGCAGTGCACTGCCTTTTATTGAGCGTGGGGTCTGTAGGACCAGAGGAAGACCATACTGCCTAGCTGACTTCTCACAG GGTGCAAGTCTGCGGTTCAGTACAGAAGGATCATGCGTCCCGGAGAGCCTGAGACATCAACCTTATCTGACACTGAGAGTTACTCATGTGGATGAGGAGGCCAAGAGAATGCTACT AGACCAGTTTGGAGAAAGTGTTCACTGGCTTTCTGAAGAGGAAATTAGTGACAAAAGGATCCTATTAGCAATTCAAG GTGCTGTACATGAAAGTTTGAAGGGCCATGCTGTCCAGACCATGACTGGCTTGGGAAGGAGGCTGAAGAAATTAGATGCAAAGCAGAGTGGCCTTATGAGCAAAGAGAAGCTCAGAGAATGTCTGATGGAGGAGCTCAGTCTCAGTCTGCAG GACTTTGAGACAGTGTGGAGAATCGTGGGTCTGCAGGGACAAATGCAGGTTGACTACAATGAAATGATACGTGCTGTCACAGGGGAAATGAGCGAGACCAGAAAAGCTGCTTTCATAAAG GTTTATGTTAAACTTGACCCGAATAAAACAGGCTCCATCTCCCTGACTGACATTGAGAAATTCTACTGCGGCAAACAACTGCAAATGGACCTCG GGGTGGACTTCCTCACTTGTCTTCGAAACACAGGAAATGTCAATAAATTCGTGTCCTTTGCTGAGTTTGAAGACTACTATGAAGGACTGAGCATTGAAATTCCAAATGACCTGGTGTACATCAACATCCTAAGAAGCACCTGGAATATCTGA
- the caps2 gene encoding calcyphosin-2 isoform X1, with protein MKPSQISPSSPVQSNHTQTDTMHTRNRKLEAEGLNVERKTQTVIDQMMVDQLSRAVISDPEQNSANALTASARHKRTLHHTMVKTQKSLTENLLFHKLCFHARILSRCGREACRELIGFYFMCDQTLTVYEYRSFGKNRCSALPFIERGVCRTRGRPYCLADFSQGASLRFSTEGSCVPESLRHQPYLTLRVTHVDEEAKRMLLDQFGESVHWLSEEEISDKRILLAIQGAVHESLKGHAVQTMTGLGRRLKKLDAKQSGLMSKEKLRECLMEELSLSLQDFETVWRIVGLQGQMQVDYNEMIRAVTGEMSETRKAAFIKVYVKLDPNKTGSISLTDIEKFYCGKQLQMDLGVQYNKFLCSHIPACLEAGVRAQDQPLYGAPGVERVRGLAQGPNSGSMAELGFELLTF; from the exons ATGAAGCCATCACAGATAAGCCCAAGCAGTCCTGTTCAAAGTAATCACACTCAAACAGACACGATGCACACCCGAAACAGGAAATTAGAGGCA GAGGGGCTGAATGTTGAGAGAAAAACACAGACTGTAATTGATCAGATGATGGTAGACCAGCTCTCCAG AGCTGTCATCAGTGACCCAGAGCAGAActcagcaaatgcattgactgCCTCAGCTCGCCACAAAAGGACTCTCCATCACACCAT GGTGAAAACTCAGAAATCTTTAACAGAGAACCTTCTATTCCACAAACTCTGTTTTCATGCCAGGATTTTATCAAG ATGTGGACGTGAGGCTTGCCGGGAGCTTATTGGCTTCTACTTCATGTGTGATCAAACACTAACAGTCTATGAGTATCGCAGCTTTGGGAAGAACAG GTGCAGTGCACTGCCTTTTATTGAGCGTGGGGTCTGTAGGACCAGAGGAAGACCATACTGCCTAGCTGACTTCTCACAG GGTGCAAGTCTGCGGTTCAGTACAGAAGGATCATGCGTCCCGGAGAGCCTGAGACATCAACCTTATCTGACACTGAGAGTTACTCATGTGGATGAGGAGGCCAAGAGAATGCTACT AGACCAGTTTGGAGAAAGTGTTCACTGGCTTTCTGAAGAGGAAATTAGTGACAAAAGGATCCTATTAGCAATTCAAG GTGCTGTACATGAAAGTTTGAAGGGCCATGCTGTCCAGACCATGACTGGCTTGGGAAGGAGGCTGAAGAAATTAGATGCAAAGCAGAGTGGCCTTATGAGCAAAGAGAAGCTCAGAGAATGTCTGATGGAGGAGCTCAGTCTCAGTCTGCAG GACTTTGAGACAGTGTGGAGAATCGTGGGTCTGCAGGGACAAATGCAGGTTGACTACAATGAAATGATACGTGCTGTCACAGGGGAAATGAGCGAGACCAGAAAAGCTGCTTTCATAAAG GTTTATGTTAAACTTGACCCGAATAAAACAGGCTCCATCTCCCTGACTGACATTGAGAAATTCTACTGCGGCAAACAACTGCAAATGGACCTCG gtgtacagtacaacaaatttCTTtgttcgcatatcccagcttgtttggaagctggggtcagagcgcaggatcagccattgtacggcgcccctggagtcgagagggttaggggccttgctcaagggcccaacagtggcagcatggcagagctgggattcgaactcttaaccttttaa
- the glipr1b gene encoding glioma pathogenesis-related protein 1b produces MAVASFTLIMDLLLSLVMWISLLLSSFTCVFTFMLPDISEPDFIRRCVQAHNAQRSRAQLPAANMRSMSWDDSLARGARSWAKHCKGSHNPVLQQHGLAHPEFRRAGENIWLGAPFSAFTVESAINSWNRGSADYTLQNSSCARICGHYTQLMWTTSYRIGCAVHVCSKGIENFSSHPESTIFVCNYGDGGPMFGFPPYIVGLACSNCGVEKCKDKNCKYNWTPGWDFGPTGSADKVFHWLTSYKLQLPIGICWLLYFYATL; encoded by the exons atggctgtggcctctttca CTCTAATAATGGACCTGCTCCTCAGCCTAGTAATGTGGATCTCTCTGCTGCTCTCCAGCTTTACATGTGTCTTCACATTCATGCTGCCAGACATCAGTGAGCCTGACTTCATTCGCAGGTGCGTGCAGGCACACAATGCCCAGCGCTCCCGAGCTCAACTGCCTGCTGCCAACATGCGCTCCATG tCCTGGGATGATTCACTGGCAAGAGGAGCTCGGTCCTGGGCAAAACATTGCAAAGGATCCCATAATCCTGTGCTACAGCAACATGGCCTGGCTCATCCCGAGTTCCGACGGGCTGGGGAGAACATCTGGCTTGGTGCACCATTCTCAGCCTTTACAGTGGAGTCAGCTATCAACAGCTGGAACAGAGGAAGTGCAGATTACACACTCCAAAACAGCAGCTGTGCCAGAATCTGTGGTCACTACACACAG CTAATGTGGACAACTAGCTATAGGATTGGCTGTGCTGTCCATGTTTGTTCTAAAGGAATTGAAAACTTCTCCAGTCATCCAGAATCTACCATTTTTGTGTGCAACTATGGTGATGG AGGACCTATGTTTGGATTTCCTCCATATATAGTGGGTCTGGCCTGCAGCAACTGTGGTGTAGAGAAATGCAAAGATAAAAACTGCA AATACAACTGGACACCTGGGTGGGATTTCGGCCCCACCGGCTCAGCTGACAAGGTTTTTCATTGGCTGACCAGCTACAAACTGCAACTACCGATCGGAATCTGCTGGCTACTTTACTTTTATGCGACACTCTGA